One genomic window of Melanotaenia boesemani isolate fMelBoe1 chromosome 20, fMelBoe1.pri, whole genome shotgun sequence includes the following:
- the LOC121631037 gene encoding G patch domain-containing protein 2-like isoform X1 encodes MNTMMDELVQDLVSALEQASEQSKLGELWEEMVLSPLQHRRQIRRRRGRKRFREPSLYPVARRRCWIEASESSLDEAKDYRENPSSTFAASVANCSDSDDMTATEHWRSLVRGPVRTRQPSWPESDSFTENNPGRPLRRRRKVKRMTSDVTVRLQQNLKVSGVDGKQRRRPSKVQRLPASDRRSGGWMGAERQTEGGRLMGKECWKRKMTKERRDAADENMSEGETSSTCSSDPGLFTNDEGRQGDDEQSDWFFEGDCGVGTGVASLLPNWDSDSPLSLEDRHTPPNFLQPARISDRGYRSRIKRLPGSAACCLKRDRRRLPRKGNNMPVFVERLRHYSQDRYQRDFWLPSVGKRDRSQLNPLYPLPVCPMDMMSESSHLRCSSSVFRNRQTNFTPGVLGSADIRRWRETEAAFITTSASTTFHIDNQKEEVKGGASNASILEAEVPTSQSSASAQPESSSLLQGDHEDT; translated from the exons ATGAA CACCATGATGGATGAGCTGGTGCAGGACCTGGTGTCTGCACTGGAGCAGGCCTCAGAGCAGAGTAAGCTGGGGGAGCTGTGGGAGGAAATGGTCCTGAGTCCTCTGCAGCATCGACGGCAGATTCGCCGTCGCAGAGGCCGGAAGCGTTTTCGTGAACCCTCCTTGTACCCAGTGGCACGCAGACGATGCTGGATTGAGGCATCAGAGTCCAGCTTGGATGAAGCTAAAGACTACAGAGAGAATCCCTCCTCCACATTTGCTGCATCTGTGGCCAACTGCAGCGACTCTGATGACATGACTGCAACTGAACATTGGCGATCCCTCGTGAGAGGTCCGGTCAGGACCAGGCAGCCCTCCTGGCCAGAATCTGACTCCTTTACTGAGAATAATCCCGGTCGGCcacttaggaggaggaggaaggtcaAACGTATGACCTCAGATGTGACAGTTAGACTGCAGCAAAACTTAAAAGTTTCTGGTGTCGATGGGAAACAGAGGCGCAGGCCCTCTAAGGTGCAGCGTCTACCGGCATCGGACAGGAGGTCTGGTGGCTGGATGGGAGCAGAAAGACAGACTGAAGGAGGCAGACTTATGGGAAAGGAGTGTTGGAAAAGAAAGATGACAAAGGAACGCAGGGATGCTGCAGATGAGAACATGTCTGAAGG ggAGACAAGCAGCACCTGCAGCAGTGACCCTGGTCTGTTCACCAATGATGAAGGAAGACAAg GTGATGATGAGCAGAGCGACTGGTTCTTTGAAGGGGACTGTGGAGTAGGAACAGGTGTGGCCAGTCTGCTGCCCAACTGGGACTCTGACAGCCCACTTTCGCTTGAGGATCGACACACTCCTCCCAACTTTCTGCAGCCTGCACGAATCTCTGACAGAG GATATCGTTCACGTATTAAACGGCTGCCTGGATCTGCTGCCTGCTGCCTTAAGAGGGACAGAAGGCGGCTTCCCAGGAAG GGTAACAACATGCCAGTGTTTGTAGAAAGACTGCGGCACTACTCGCAAGATCGTTACCAGAGAGA CTTTTGGTTGCCTTCTGTTGGGAAACGAGACCGAAGTCAG TTGAATCCACTGTACCCATTACCAGTGTGTCCTATGGACATGATGTCAGAGAGCTCCCACCTCAGATGTTCCTCCTCAGTCTTCAGGAACAG GCAGACAAATTTCACTCCAGGAGTGTTAGGCTCAGCAGACATCAGGAGGTGGAGAGAGACTGAGGCTGCATTCATCACAACATCAG ctAGCACCACATTTCATATAGATAACCAGAAAGAAGAGGTGAAAGGAGGAGCCAGCAATGCATCAATCCTAGAAGCAGAGGTACCAACAAGTCAGTCCTCTGCTTCTGCTCAGCCTGAGAGTTCGTCTTTACTCCAGGGGGACCATGAGGACACCTGA
- the LOC121631037 gene encoding G patch domain-containing protein 2-like isoform X2, with product MMDELVQDLVSALEQASEQSKLGELWEEMVLSPLQHRRQIRRRRGRKRFREPSLYPVARRRCWIEASESSLDEAKDYRENPSSTFAASVANCSDSDDMTATEHWRSLVRGPVRTRQPSWPESDSFTENNPGRPLRRRRKVKRMTSDVTVRLQQNLKVSGVDGKQRRRPSKVQRLPASDRRSGGWMGAERQTEGGRLMGKECWKRKMTKERRDAADENMSEGETSSTCSSDPGLFTNDEGRQGDDEQSDWFFEGDCGVGTGVASLLPNWDSDSPLSLEDRHTPPNFLQPARISDRGYRSRIKRLPGSAACCLKRDRRRLPRKGNNMPVFVERLRHYSQDRYQRDFWLPSVGKRDRSQLNPLYPLPVCPMDMMSESSHLRCSSSVFRNRQTNFTPGVLGSADIRRWRETEAAFITTSASTTFHIDNQKEEVKGGASNASILEAEVPTSQSSASAQPESSSLLQGDHEDT from the exons ATGATGGATGAGCTGGTGCAGGACCTGGTGTCTGCACTGGAGCAGGCCTCAGAGCAGAGTAAGCTGGGGGAGCTGTGGGAGGAAATGGTCCTGAGTCCTCTGCAGCATCGACGGCAGATTCGCCGTCGCAGAGGCCGGAAGCGTTTTCGTGAACCCTCCTTGTACCCAGTGGCACGCAGACGATGCTGGATTGAGGCATCAGAGTCCAGCTTGGATGAAGCTAAAGACTACAGAGAGAATCCCTCCTCCACATTTGCTGCATCTGTGGCCAACTGCAGCGACTCTGATGACATGACTGCAACTGAACATTGGCGATCCCTCGTGAGAGGTCCGGTCAGGACCAGGCAGCCCTCCTGGCCAGAATCTGACTCCTTTACTGAGAATAATCCCGGTCGGCcacttaggaggaggaggaaggtcaAACGTATGACCTCAGATGTGACAGTTAGACTGCAGCAAAACTTAAAAGTTTCTGGTGTCGATGGGAAACAGAGGCGCAGGCCCTCTAAGGTGCAGCGTCTACCGGCATCGGACAGGAGGTCTGGTGGCTGGATGGGAGCAGAAAGACAGACTGAAGGAGGCAGACTTATGGGAAAGGAGTGTTGGAAAAGAAAGATGACAAAGGAACGCAGGGATGCTGCAGATGAGAACATGTCTGAAGG ggAGACAAGCAGCACCTGCAGCAGTGACCCTGGTCTGTTCACCAATGATGAAGGAAGACAAg GTGATGATGAGCAGAGCGACTGGTTCTTTGAAGGGGACTGTGGAGTAGGAACAGGTGTGGCCAGTCTGCTGCCCAACTGGGACTCTGACAGCCCACTTTCGCTTGAGGATCGACACACTCCTCCCAACTTTCTGCAGCCTGCACGAATCTCTGACAGAG GATATCGTTCACGTATTAAACGGCTGCCTGGATCTGCTGCCTGCTGCCTTAAGAGGGACAGAAGGCGGCTTCCCAGGAAG GGTAACAACATGCCAGTGTTTGTAGAAAGACTGCGGCACTACTCGCAAGATCGTTACCAGAGAGA CTTTTGGTTGCCTTCTGTTGGGAAACGAGACCGAAGTCAG TTGAATCCACTGTACCCATTACCAGTGTGTCCTATGGACATGATGTCAGAGAGCTCCCACCTCAGATGTTCCTCCTCAGTCTTCAGGAACAG GCAGACAAATTTCACTCCAGGAGTGTTAGGCTCAGCAGACATCAGGAGGTGGAGAGAGACTGAGGCTGCATTCATCACAACATCAG ctAGCACCACATTTCATATAGATAACCAGAAAGAAGAGGTGAAAGGAGGAGCCAGCAATGCATCAATCCTAGAAGCAGAGGTACCAACAAGTCAGTCCTCTGCTTCTGCTCAGCCTGAGAGTTCGTCTTTACTCCAGGGGGACCATGAGGACACCTGA